From the genome of Eucalyptus grandis isolate ANBG69807.140 chromosome 2, ASM1654582v1, whole genome shotgun sequence, one region includes:
- the LOC104434871 gene encoding G-type lectin S-receptor-like serine/threonine-protein kinase At1g61490, whose protein sequence is MRLIIAWCSCLVFFFLLPARHIASGAVHNITTSEPLFQNQTLVSSGQIFELGFFTPNGSENQYVGIWYKNLTPSKTVWVANRDSPLASADRSAKLTIGGDGNLKLVDGQQNTVWSTNVSVQSNNTAAMLSDGGKFVLQDRNSTEVWASFDDPTDTVLLNMKIGQNKRTRERRVLVSWKNNNDPSSGNFTTAITSETPPQLLTWNGSTSYWRSGPWDKSTFIGMPEMESSYYSRYSLQHDPQQGATYFSADSDNNSFLAYAFISPGGILALMIWDYGSNSWLKNVAVPSGICGVYGTCGPFGICNTINSPICHCVKGFTPRSKEEWNRGIWTGGCIREIELNCQKNTSRSPSTQVKKDVFVHMNQMKVPDSAEYLSDIRDVGGCQSWCMNNCSCLAYSYVRPIGCLVWAKDLIDFQEFSTAGQDVYIRVAHDNTGLSTEAKLIISISTILGIMFVGTAIFGLWKWRASKRGETSLGNAWKDQLKQKDASEFTLFSFSSLLLATNNFDATNKLGQGGFGPVYKGMLNDGKEIAVKRLSSSSGQGMEEFENEIVLISKLQHRNLVRLMGCCVEGEEKILVYEYLSNKSLDSFLFDSKRKAELNWDTRFRIIQGIASGLLYLHRDSYLQVIHRDLKASNVLLDEKKNPKISDFGLARIFEGTQVLLNTHKVVGTLLVFKGYMSPEYVMGGIFYEKSDVYSFGVLLLEIAAGTTNTSLYYHGQHFNLLSYAWQLWSEDRGPDLRDEAIVNTCPPLEAMRCIQVGLLCVQDQMTDRPNMLSVVRMLIGESDIPQLRPPTFTFQSGNPSHDNEAQGESIFSLNTMTNSVVEGR, encoded by the exons ATGCGACTCATAATTGCTTGGTGCTCTTgcttggtcttcttcttcctacttCCGGCGAGACATATAGCCAGTGGCGCTGTTCACAATATTACTACATCGGAGCCGCTCTTTCAGAACCAAACTCTCGTCTCCTCAGGCCAAATCTTCGAGCTTGGCTTCTTCACGCCGAATGGGTCGGAAAACCAGTATGTTGGCATATGGTACAAGAACTTGACGCCTTCTAAAACCGTGTGGGTGGCCAATAGGGATTCACCACTAGCGTCGGCAGATCGGTCTGCGAAATTAACAATCGGTGGTGATGGGAATTTGAAGCTCGTGGATGGACAACAGAACACAGTTTGGTCCACCAATGTTTCTGTCCAGTCAAATAACACAGCAGCAATGCTTTCAGATGGTGGAAAGTTTGTTCTACAAGACAGAAATTCTACTGAAGTATGGGCAAGCTTTGATGATCCAACTGATACAGTTCTACTAAATATGAAGATAGGACAAAACAAGAGAACACGAGAGAGACGGGTTTTAGTTTCCTGGAAAAACAACAACGATCCATCATCGGGAAATTTCACCACTGCGATTACATCAGAGACTCCGCCGCAACTTCTCACTTGGAATGGCTCCACCTCTTATTGGAGAAGTGGACCGTGGGATAAATCGACATTCATTGGCATGCCAGAAATGGAATCCTCATACTATAGCCGGTACAGTCTCCAGCACGATCCTCAGCAGGGAGCCACTTATTTCTCTGCTGATTCTGATAACAACTCTTTTCTTGCTTATGCTTTCATTTCACCCGGAGGAATTCTAGCACTAATGATATGGGACTATGGATCCAATAGTTGGTTGAAAAATGTCGCAGTACCGAGCGGCATTTGCGGAGTTTATGGAACTTGCGGTCCTTTTGGCATCTGCAACACAATAAACTCTCCTATCTGCCATTGCGTAAAGGGGTTTACGCCACGGTCAAAAGAAGAATGGAACAGAGGGATTTGGACCGGGGGGTGCATTAGAGAAATAGAATTGAACTGCCAGAAGAACACAAGCAGGTCGCCTTCAACGCAGGTGAAGAAAGATGTCTTTGTACACATGAACCAGATGAAAGTGCCTGATTCTGCGGAATATTTATCAGACATCAGAGATGTAGGAGGATGCCAAAGCTGGTGCATGAATAATTGTTCTTGCTTGGCTTATTCTTATGTCCGCCCAATAGGGTGTTTGGTCTGGGCTAAAGATCTCATCGATTTTCAGGAGTTTTCAACAGCTGGGCAAGATGTATATATTCGGGTCGCACATGACAATACAG GCTTGTCAACAGAAGCAAAACTAATCATCAGCATAAGTACCATCCTAGGCATCATGTTCGTTGGAACTGCTATTTTCGGTCTCTGGAAGTGGAGAGCCAGCAAAAGAG GAGAAACGTCTCTTGGAAATGCATGGAAAGATCAGCTGAAGCAAAAGGACGCATCCGAATTTACACTGTTCAGTTTTAGTAGCTTACTTCTTGCAACTAACAACTTTGATGCAACAAATAAACTTGGCCAAGGAGGGTTTGGACCCGTTTATAAG GGAATGCTGAATGATGGAAAGGAGATAGCTGTCAAAAGACTTTCCAGTAGCTCAGGCCAAGGCATGGAGGAGTTTGAGAACGAGATTGTTCTAATATCGAAACTTCAGCACCGAAATCTGGTCAGACTCATGGGATGCTGTgtcgaaggagaagaaaagattttAGTATACGAATACTTGTCAAACAAAAGCTTAGATTCCTTTCTGTTTG attcaaaaaggaaagcagaaCTCAACTGGGATACACGTTTCCGCATCATTCAAGGGATTGCGAGTGGGCTTCTGTATCTGCATCGCGATTCTTACCTTCAAGTTATCCATCGAGATTTGAAGGCAAGCAATGTGCTCTTGGATGAGAAAAAGAACCCAAAAATTTCAGACTTTGGACTGGCGCGGATCTTCGAAGGCACTCAAGTTTTGCTAAATACTCACAAAGTTGTAGGAACACTATTAGTATTCAA AGGATATATGTCTCCTGAGTACGTCATGGGAGGGATATTTTATGAGAAATCCGATGTTTATAGCTTTGGAGTGTTGCTACTTGAGATCGCTGCTGGCACAACGAACACGAGCTTATACTACCATGGCCAGCATTTCAATCTTCTTTCCTAT GCATGGCAATTGTGGAGCGAAGATAGAGGACCAGACCTAAGGGATGAAGCTATAGTTAATACTTGTCCGCCATTAGAAGCAATGAGATGCATTCAGGTGGGGCTTCTCTGTGTGCAGGACCAAATGACGGACCGACCCAACATGCTATCCGTAGTTCGGATGCTGATCGGTGAGTCAGATATTCCTCAGCTGAGACCTCCAACGTTCACCTTCCAAAGTGGAAATCCAAGTCACGATAACGAGGCACAAGGGGAAAGTATTTTCTCCTTGAACACCATGACGAATTCTGTAGTCGAAGGAAGATGA